The genomic region TGTTTACCTATCTCTTCGAGACCTGTTGAACTCCTTGTGTTTCATTTTTGATTTTAGTTGGTTGTCGCTGCTACGTTTTCCTGAGTAATTACAAACAATAGTTAAAAGATGGCTGATGGCACAAGAGGCTGCGTCAGCAGCTAAAGTGAAGCTCCGGTGGCGCCGTGGCTATTAGCCCTATGTTTTTTGAATTTTGCAAATGTATCACTGGACTCAAAAGGCCAACAATCCCTTACAAAAACTATTTGGACACTTCGCCACTTCGTAGCTCGCTATAACGTTTAGTTTAAAAGCAATATCTCTATCGCTTCCTGTAAATTAGAAACAGGCAATTGCTTTAAGTGGATTTGATTAGAAATGCTGCTCAAATTCTCACGCGGAGCACAAACCGTATCAAAACCTAGTTTTTCGCCTTCTTTCAGACGGACTTCAGGGTAAGAAACCTGCCTTACTTCACCGGTAAGCCCTATTTCTCCAAAAAGAAAAAGCCCTTGGGGTAAAGGCCTATCCAGACGGCTCGAAGCTAACGCCATAGCCACTGCCAGATCTACTCCTGGTTCAGTGAGTTTAAGCCCTCCTACCACGTTGAGATAAATATCCTGGTCGTAAAAACTGAGTCCGGCCTTTTTCTCAAGGATAGCGGCGATCATGGCCAATCGCTGAGGGTCAAAACCTACGCTGGTGCGCCTGGGCGTGGCCAGGTAGCTACGGGATACAAGGGCCTGGACTTCTACCAAAATAGGCCGTGTGCCTTCTAGGGTGGCACAAATCACACTTCCTGGAACATCAAGAGTTTCTCTAGTTAAAAATATAGCCGAAGGATTGCTAATAGGCTTTAAGCCAGAGCTAGTCATTTCAAAAACGCCGATCTCGTTGGTAGAACCAAAGCGATTCTTTACGGCTCTTAAAATGCGAAAATGAGCGGTGCGTTCCCCTTCAAAATAAAGCACTGTATCTACCAGATGTTCTAGAACCCGCGGGCCAGCAAGCATGCCTTCTTTAGTCACATGGCCCACCAGGATTACGGCCACGTTTTTGTTTTTAGCGAACTCAAGCAATTTGTTGGTGCACTCTCGCACCTGGCTGACACTTCCCGGAGCAGACGAAACCTCGGGCCAGAAGACCGTCTGAATGGAATCCACGGCTAGAAGCACAGGAGACTCCTCTTCCACTGAAGAAAGAGCTGCGGCTAGATCTGTTTCTGGTAGGAGCAAAATATCTTCCTTAATGACTCCCAATCTTTCCGCTCTTAGCTTTATTTGCTGAGGAGACTCTTCTCCTGAAAGATAAACCACTTTGTAACCGTCGCTGGCCAGGTTTTTTAAAACCTGGAGAAGGAGAGTTGATTTGCCGATGCCCGGATCTCCACCAAGAAGAATCAAGGAGCCAGGAACAATTCCTCCTCCAAGTACCTGGTCAAGCTCAGAAAGCCCGGTAGCCAGACGTTTTTCCTTTAAGCTTTC from Thermodesulfatator indicus DSM 15286 harbors:
- the radA gene encoding DNA repair protein RadA, with amino-acid sequence MAKFYCQECGYKSLKWLGRCPGCGSWGTLVEETSSIISKKTSRKANLLKINEVESLKEKRLATGLSELDQVLGGGIVPGSLILLGGDPGIGKSTLLLQVLKNLASDGYKVVYLSGEESPQQIKLRAERLGVIKEDILLLPETDLAAALSSVEEESPVLLAVDSIQTVFWPEVSSAPGSVSQVRECTNKLLEFAKNKNVAVILVGHVTKEGMLAGPRVLEHLVDTVLYFEGERTAHFRILRAVKNRFGSTNEIGVFEMTSSGLKPISNPSAIFLTRETLDVPGSVICATLEGTRPILVEVQALVSRSYLATPRRTSVGFDPQRLAMIAAILEKKAGLSFYDQDIYLNVVGGLKLTEPGVDLAVAMALASSRLDRPLPQGLFLFGEIGLTGEVRQVSYPEVRLKEGEKLGFDTVCAPRENLSSISNQIHLKQLPVSNLQEAIEILLLN